The DNA region TACACAAACGATTCATAAATTGCCTCAGCTTCTTTCCCCATCGAGTACAGAAGAGAGTTGACTTGTACCTCACCGCTCTCTTTGTTGAGCTTGGAAGCTGCGCGAAACCTGTCGAATCGGCGCCTCCACGTTGGCCATTCCGCTGGCCGGGTAAAGTCAAACTGTTCTGGCGGTCCAAACTTGGCCATCTTCGTTCTTTCGGCGTTCAGTTCGccgcttctgacaccatgtcacGATACGCACACAATATGTGTCTCTTGTCGTGGATATTTATTATAGCTTGGAAGTACAATACAGAGCTCACGTGAAGCGTGTCTTCATTAACTTGTCCAACTACTCAACTGGTGACCGGAAGTACGTCACCACGTAATATACTGATAACGTcaatacatcattacattacagcctatatatatattttattttattttaccttgaccagaatactgttgaaatgacacaacgttgaaatcgcggtaaaatacagctcagtcatactcattactctccgtcaaaacaaccgaaaatggccagcaggaaacataattaactttgtaactctttttcactagttttagaaatctctgatctcttaattacaggggtaataccaaagattctctagtcTAATTAGCATCGTCTCTGATGATTCAAATATTCCAGGAAGTGGTTAAtcgaccggatgttgttttgtgatcagtgaTGCGTTTCCAGGGGACGTTCTTTGAGGGGACACATTAAACTTTGAGGAAGCAGTGTCTTGTTCAGTGTTCACGGTTTATATTGCTGAAGGACAATTACAAGTCTAAACGGAGAAGAGTCGTCATTTCAAGGTGTTTTCGCGGACGTATTGGCATGTGGATGTTGACAGTGTCGGAAGTATTAATCAAAGTTGACACGAGAAGTTGGAGCGAATGCGAGAAGAGTATGCgatgagctgcctgcctgctgctgcctactgcctactcctgctgctgccgctgctgctgttgcatccaagtaagtttggctgctaaaatgttttgatattcactgaacagacatgcaattgcctgcatagtcctttcttatttgaaagatgaatccctgtcgcttgcaagatacacaatctcatgcctatcgtgcatagctaattcattgcattggggagaggtggactttcctggtgaaccagtagcccagccccctgggcgtcaacacatagcttctggttcaccaggaaagaggtggacgccggatgtaaacaaactgagagggggtgtcacgttgagtagctttgcagatgtaggcaaagagattggcacattactaacggtgttggactaccataaatgtaagttagtttcttttctgaggtctttgtagtgagtcatgttgtttttgtatgtttagatgaggtaagcttaagcctactgacttctgaaatgactgcatgaatgatttgtcccaagctttcttacggctactgacctcagaaataattcatggcgttgtgaacctgctgatgtatttatttgcactcatgtagtaatttactgtcatgaaagctaaattgtgacttGACTTTTTCCTCTCTCAGTTGTTGGCTCATGACAGACTTATTTGATAAGTGGAAGTGCCCgctgatgcagacccagtgtaagtatacatgctggcattgtttttgtgacatttaatctcatctaaatcatcatgtttttgaacagtgttgggtagccagccacccatgcatgttgacacagccagcagcgggcacccatggcacatggggatggacccaggagtggaggatgacccaatagggtgagttagtgagctaatgtcatacacatgtaattgttttaggtgtatgggaaataattaaatgtttgtttacattgtacagatgaacgttcagcccactcactgttgacgccagtgacacagtattgaccagatctcctggaagtgccccctgacgcagacccagtgtaagtatgcatgctggcactgttttgtttatttaggctatgtagggcttgacacagtatttgcttttagtgatatgtaataaatattttgtctgatattaaatctcatctaaatctcatcatgtttttgaacagtgttgggtagccacccatgcacgttgacacagccagcaccgagcacccagggggatggaaccaggaatggaggatggtccaatagggtgagttgctgagccaatgtcagaaacatgtagactataccctaccctcatatgtaaaccttcgctagtctgtttctcccttaatattggtgtcagattcgcacaaatgcagttctggggtgctaccttgctactaatcaggcacagcaagtatgatttgaaatctgtgtcggtcagtGTTCATTTTGAGAGGAaatttttatttagttttagtctcttgacgaaaatgcaattttagttttagtcacaatttagtcatctaaatcatttttgtcttagtctagttttagctgactaaaattcatacaatttttgtcgacgaaatctaaaataattttagtcaaccaaaatattacattaatttcctcttgtctacacttctctataaaattgtcaaactaaaatacaatttggggaaatcaatgattaaaatgacatattgtaatcatgaaatattgtcaaaaactgccagagtgtcttataagccagtgcgtccaatgtgtaaaaaaaatcatggccacgacactcataaagctctgtcgatattttacgacttcgggggaaaaacgggactgcacgttatgaaaaaatacttgtgggtataccagtaatcaagagcgtcgcggggtagcctacaggcacctgttggaagacgtgtctctctctctctctctctctctctctctctctctctctctctctctccctcgtgcgcgtattgcaagctgttgcatattatttgcttgatgcgaagttgtgatggcatacgcgctctcgttgacatggttgtgtccatgttgcatgcattcgcaagatgtTATTGGAAAAACGCATATGAAAGCGTGGAAAGGTTGtttacttcctatttcagtgtccttgactgaaacaagtcacaaaactccacacttccgaatcctttgctatcagcactaaagtgattcttatcagaaggcttgtaccaacgcatagacccttaaattacaaacattagcgaacattgaaaaaagatcagacaacgaccgtcgggtagcaggttcatgaaagcgactgggagtggagaaaaaaaaggcatcgttagagaaagatgtttgctactttaggacagacagcaccaccactatttcatgactgcataaacttcttcgtcatggataaatgggcaacaatatttttgtccagccaggattgccctgaaaagtaggctactgctgttataaaaaggtcacgggcgtgcagcaccgacgctgcctgtcactgtgcctgcgtgtttgtgtgtgtgagggaggggagggagacgcggagcagatgggtcgcgactggcgaaagatcaggaaattctttttcaatgtttcagtgacatattaacaaaaatgcttcctattggttttcgtctccgatggtattgtagtcacatttttatttttttgacgaaaatataaatcaatatcgttatatttttcgtacaaacgcatgctgtttttttcgttatcgttttattgtcgtcaggggaaaaacaatcgttaacgataattatggcgaaaatatttcgtcacgaaattaacactggtgtcggtcgggtcccaaagtgtctgatttcacgtgaaatgaccctatggcatgtttatacagtaggtttaaatAAGACGAGATGTACTCCAATGTCATGCACCTTTCTGTTCCAAACCCTTTGGAAGGGACTGTATATGGAAAAAGTCGATAACGGTCTGAGTTCCTGCTTCTTAGTGCATATTGCTTTCTACATGACTTGTGTCCAATAATATTGCCCATAATTGAaaactgtgctttttttgtttgtttcctcacaggtagcatcatgaaggcagtttacccctgaaactttttacaaaggaccatcatcgtcagagaagttcctttaaccctttatctcccatagcggccgtgaacgcccggccacctctctcccataacgcccgccgacacccggagtattttcatagctgaacagaagtcatcatgcagtttctacagctttcactttagatcactattacagactctcaatatatttttattataaaaactattttgggaaatcctgaactacagtgcaaagtggctgagctcaaaagtacgggctcgttgctgctgcccagtagaaaatatcttttaaattgttcatgtggtaattacgtaaataccaaacactgacatccgaagcacacatgaacgccaccggcccttgtagaaaattttgattaatgaatgcactatatctcttctcttgcctccctctcttctccacaagctctcccctcatctaatctcttcattttgctagtcctcatctctctttcttcattgtgttactgtttaagctgataactgttacttttaaaaattaaatagttaaagatattgaagttgtctgtcttgtgttaccgttaccatgaagcacatcatctcacatctcaaatgtattgtgtaagtggtttgtaaatatttttgatgagaatagtaagatctctcagatgttgcctcccatgcataagcaatgctcaacaagtcatttgttgatgttttggaaagcatggaaagattttcactttaaaagttccccagatatgcgttagtaatgagttgtaagtccttgataatgcataagcaatgcttatcaagtcatttgttaatgcgttgtaaagccttaacaggttttcactttagatcagttccccagatatacttaagtaatggggtttaaatccttgataatgcataagcaatgcttatcaagtcatttgttaatgcgttgtaaagccttatcaggttctcactttagatcagttccccagatatacttaagtaatgggttataaatccttgataatgcataagcaatgcttatcaagtcatttgttaatgtgttgtgaagccttaacaggttttcactttagatcagttccccagatatacttaagtaatgggttataaatccttgataatgcataagcaatgcttatcaagtcatttgttgatgttttggaaagcatggaaaggttttcactttaaaagtttgccagatatgagttggtattgagttgaaaattcttgataatgcataagcaatgcttatcaagtcatttgttaattcgttgtaaagcctgaacaggttttcactttagatcagttccccagatatacttaagtaatgggttataaatccttgataatgcataagcaatgcttatcaagtcatttgttaatgtgttgtaaagccttaacaggttttcactttagatcagttccccatgtatacttaagtaatgggttataaatccttgataatgcataagcaatgcttatcaagtcatttgttgatgttttggaaagcatggaaaggttttcactttaaacgtttcccagatatgagtgagtaatgagttgaaaattcttgataatgcataagcaatgcttatcaagtcatttgttaatgtgttgtaaagccttaacaggttttcactttagatcagttccccagatatacttaagtaatgggttataaatccttggtaatgcataagcaatgcttatcaaatcatttgttaatgtgttgtgaagccataacaggctttcactttagatcagttccccagatatacttaagtaatgggttgtaaatccttgataatgcataagcaatgcttaacaagtcatttgttaatgtgttgtaaagcatgggaaggttttcactttagatcagttccccagatatacttaagtaatgggttataaatccttgataatgcataagcaatgcttatcaagtcatttgttaatgtccagaaacatccatgaggggcagtcacatgagcctcaacttactgtttgccatgttaccagtcatcacacactaaccattacaaaagggttcattaagatttcactaatgctaaagcaagagtttacaaaccgttgccatacatgcctaatagtacttggtaatggttaggtggtaggaggcaacaaagagatcatgtttttttcataaataaaggtgggttatctgacattttaaagatggtttactaatgcttatcagaaagttcaatcaccataaacgaatcattaccaagaaatgcataatgactaactcgtgattcactaagggttgactaatgttaaaataaggcttaactttgcttagcgaacagttacatcagcacacacaaaccatttactaacggtagaagttaatgattaagaaatgagaaataatacttacataatgtctaactcgtgattcagtaagggttaactaatgttaaaaataaggcttaactaaggcttaactttgcttagcgaacagttacatcagtacacacaaaccatttactaacggtagtagttaatgattaagaaataagaaataatacttacataatgactaacttgtgcttcactatgggttaactaatgttaaaataaggcttaactaagggttaactaatgctcaaaaaggggtacttattataaagtgttaccagtatggattatatataaaatacataataacataataacgCTAACACTCTATACTGCAGCCCTCTCTCGATCACAGCCTACAGATATAATGTATAATAATATCATAAAATGTGAAATATACTCATATACTGCATATTGCAGCCCTCTCACACAAAGCTGTAGGGAACACATAtgatgtaattaattaatctaattaatcacacttactcgtatgttcttttcatgacgcgaaacaAAACATGTACTGCAGACTTACTTTAATACGAGGGTATTAGTGACATCCAAACTGTGTAGTGATGAGTAAATTGTATATGCCACGAGTAGTTAAAATGACAAATCATTGTATTCATTCTATTCTTAGACATACACATACCTGAGCTATAAACATGACagaaaaacataataataataataataataataataataataataattacaatataggccctttgatgtaggcctactaatatgttaaaataggcctggtaaacagagttaatgaataaataggcctaggctacattagccagcacaaaaaatgactctacagtatcttatcttatcttatctatctatctatctatctatctatctatctatctatctatctatctatctatctatctatctatctatctatctatctatctatctatctatctatctatcagaaaaggtcagagttcaaggaaatgggaacaccccctgatgaaacagatgacgtgcattcattcacgttttgtttacattttggggagctggattagccaggaatgataactgcactgagctagccaataacccttgcttggactaaacatttATTCTACACCAAACTATTCTATGGATATAAGAtaggacaagaaagactgactgatgtaaacttctccaaactatctgcacgaaaggtaagaccATCTCTGtatagcgattggttgaagctaAAACGCCAGTGTCTGAGGTGGTGGcgtcagtggaagttagcgatcaaagttgtcaacttgacatctgtgtagggttgccaaccgtcccttgaaatacggaatcgtcctgtatttagagataaaagtacgggttccgtattgaactgaaacgggacacgggacgttagaatgcaggaaattacatctaagaaatgcaaaattttctgcacgatgaagtgtcccgtatttttttcattgacagttggcaaccctacatctgtggcaaagattcacagtggtattattttattctgaacgtggcatgtatcactcaaatcgctgtaatcacaacccaacttgagaagatcatcttccagcacttgcgatgactttgtgcACATGTGTCATATTGAAATCcctaggctagcctactctgcgctgttgacacttgcactgtagcttgtgtcatggggtaatttcggagcctgtaataatattttgattcttatgtgcagcgtggaaaaggtagcaattatctatcaagtggtttgatgttgtagtgaatagacaagtgttgttctgcagatgagcagaaacctctgctgaaattgcggtaggctctagtagtagcttggctaccgcggtcacacatcatgaacacaaatatttgcgtcgtgcgtttcaaagcctgaacagtcaattaattcgtatgctgggctatagttgtatgaaagatttaagtaggcctaccacaagtccaactattatacaactgccatggccaaatcaaatgataaactgtcttgaaatgcgcctgtattcatatcagatgaaccagctgccgagcgcagactggtagcttacatctcgtgataaaatgtgttctaaaagttatcaaatatagacaaatcgataatgggaaaaacaccaaattgggtctgacatgttattagttgtatttaagctgtagagattgtctgattgcttgtgttaattgaaggaaaacgtcgttggtccacatctattttttaactgaacagctgttcgcagcaatgcagcgtcaactggcacatctcggaatacttttttaaaaatctaaaaacaatcaaatacaaacatatgcttttgttcatgaaaaaagacagaaaagtgtctgtatttgttgtatttattgtattttagctttagaagttgacggacggcttgtatttatcacggcgtgagtgagtgaattcagttgccacgccatgcgctttTGGTGTGgcttagaacgtatgtctacccatgaataattaatgccattaatttcTACAACGCATTAATGcaccttgtaattaattaatctaattaacgcgttaaaatgacagccctacttattaatatataattaacaGCTATTAATTGTATATTATATCTGCATATTTGTATATTCCCCACAGCGTCGCGTGAGAGGGCGGTGATTGAGAGAGGACTGCAGTCTTTTGCCCAGTCCACCTGCATCCGCTTCTACAGACGAACTCACCAGAGAGACTACATCCATATTCAGTCACGCAGCGGGTAACGctcgtgtgcacacatacagacacacacgcgtacaaacacacacacacacacacacacacacacacacacacacacacacacacacacacacacacacacacaaacagacaaacacacacacaaacagacacagacacactcacagacacacagacacacagacacacacacacacacacacacacacacacacacacacacacacacacacacacacacacacacacacacacacacacacacatacacacacacactcataactcAGCCCGCCATCAGAGCCAAGACCGTAATGTCAAAAAATCATGCAATTTCAAAGCCTGTATACTTTATACTGCAAATATACACAGTTCATCAGCACTCATCAGACTATTCTATTGGCCTGTCAGAGATACTCGCATTCACGCCTTtactgtgtgcgcgcacgtgtgtgtgtgtgtgtgtgtgtgtgtgtgtgtgtgtgtgtgtgtgtgtgtgtgtgtgtgtgtgtgtgtgtgtgtgtgcgtgtgtgacaaagaaatagagaaagagagagagagaaagtctgtgtgtgagtgtgtcatggTGATCCAAAAGTACGGTACAAAGAAGGAAAGTGCAACTTGTGTACGGAATTAGAATGTGTATAATAAAacaggtggatgtgtgtgtacatgtgtgtacacgcTCTGCTTAATGAGTATGGTGAGATATCACAGTGTTTGAATTTCGTGTTGTCTGAGCAACATCTTGTCTGCAtattgtgcctgcgtgcgtcagACTAGGGGAGAGGGAGACATCAGCCATATTCTATTAGCCTGCCAATGgcgagtaaagggccgtacacacacatcgctgctatttactagcttctcgcttgctcgcctactcgcctctctttcatggaacgtttgccgaaagttcccgcggctttaattgccaatgaacaggcgagaagtacccaactctgccttccaatttgttactcgcttactcgcctcgctcgaagataaaatattttcaactcgggaaccgcccacatcgcatcgcttgtacagtactcgcctactcgcctgctagtctcgctggaacacattgacattctattgagttcattcgctgagcgagtaattagcagcgacgtgtgtgtacggcccttaagcctAAATACTTATTACCCGCCAACATTTTTGTACACCATTATCAAGTGGTGGGTATTGATttcaaaccctgtgtgtgtgtgtgtgtgtgtgtgtgtgtgtgtgtgtgtgtgtgtgtgtgtgtgtgtgtgtgtgtgtgtgtgtgtgtgtgtgtgtgtgtgtgtgtatgtgtgtgtgtgtgtgtgtgtgtgtgcgcgtgtgtgtgtgtgtgtgtgtgtgtagctgctggtCGTATATGGGCTGCCAGGGTGGAGAGCAGGTGGTGTCGCTGGCCAGAAGTGGGTGCATACATCACTCAGTAGTGCAGCATGAACTGCTCCACGCTCTGGGCTTCGACCACGAACAGTGCCGCAGCGACCGAGACCAACACATACTCATCTACTGGCAGAACATCATCCcaggtcactcactcacacacacacacactcacacataaatgcacgcacacatacacacacacacacataaatgcacgcacacacacataaatgcacgcacacatacacacacacagacacaaacagacacacacacacacacaacacacacacacacacaaacacacacacacacacacacacacacacacacacacacacacacactgactcacaaaaCAAAGCACGTGTAGAACAACCCAAAGAGGAAATCTGTTGCACAATAAACTCTTTGACCGATAAACAAGACCAAGCCAAAGGTTTTATTAAGGTAGGTATTTGTCTTTTGCAAGAGATTGACAAGAGGTTAAGAGTCTCCCACCCTCACTCTGACCTAgcttggtcctgaccatcccataatactaccatttcattttcgGAAAAGtttttgaacaaacatgtctgacgtttatctttggtgatgtaggaccgtttaacagacatgtctgacagaacattacAACATAGGAACGTTTGTCAGAAGACAAAGTTGTCAGGCCAAATCCTACTGGTCatcatcgctccacagaaaacaggtaccagacgtagtgtggaGCCAAGTCTCTTAGCAGAAGTACGTACGATGGAGCGCAAGGCTACTCTGACCCACCGGCCCTCTGATGACACATGTCAtagctgaactgggggagaaatagggcccaggcacttttggctaaagTGTCTAAAGATGGGATTTGTGGCTCTTT from Engraulis encrasicolus isolate BLACKSEA-1 unplaced genomic scaffold, IST_EnEncr_1.0 scaffold_910_np1212, whole genome shotgun sequence includes:
- the LOC134445001 gene encoding low choriolytic enzyme-like, giving the protein MSKLYMPRVVKMTNHSSRERAVIERGLQSFAQSTCIRFYRRTHQRDYIHIQSRSGCWSYMGCQGGEQVVSLARSGCIHHSVVQHELLHALGFDHEQCRSDRDQHILIYWQNIIPEYIFAFKKINTNNLGTPYDYSSVMQYERYAFSRNRQPTMVPYPNPNVASSESNVSMAA